CAACACTGTACTTGCAGTTTTGTGGGTCGTCTTCGTGTTTGGCGCGGGTAGTCTTTGTCGGCCAATAACCTAGTTGATTGTCCCTCGTCAGGGCCTCCTTCTGTGTGACCTTGTGAAACGTCCCCGGGCGAGTCTGTAGGAATGAGCCAACACATAAAGGCCCGTTGGTCGGACTTGACCAACAGGTATCATTAGTACATGTGAAGTCaccattttatttattgacCTTTGAACTAGTTTTCAATCAATTACCTTTTTTTAACGTGTTTATTTTATATGGATGTCCGTTGTTCCTTCGTTCTATTTTTAAATCTATTATTGTAACTGTATGTTAAGGTAAGATTATTGTTTTAACCAGATTTTACCATACTGacttaatttattcatttaacaaaatatatttaaacCTACAACAAATCAAcacttaatgaataatttacaCATGCAACAATTATCCAGACAAATTTACTTTCACGACGCGCACTACTATTCTCGGGGACAGTCGAAGACAGAAAGAACTGGCACAGTTTAAACCGAGAACAAATAACATGTCGTGGGACCGATCAAACAATTGTCCTATCTAGTTGTTAAGTGGTGTGCGATGACCAACTTCTGGACACATACCTATAAAGTTCACACAACTTGTTTCCTGTTGTTTTTTCACACCCCAAGTGAAGACTGTCATCATGTTCCTCAACCATAATTTTTTCACGTATCTTTTCAGGCACACATACTTTCCAGGCAAACCGGTAATCTAGGAGATCATCAGAGGAGGATactaatttttttaatgttcctTTATAGATTCTGTAGTCTTTAAATTTCTCAGGGTCTTGCTGAATTCTTTGGACCATTTTTGCGAACCACCCTGTATCATCATTGGATGCTGTGAGCTCTTCAACAGCCCTTGATAAAGCATCTGCTACTACATTGTCTGCCCCTTTGCGATGAAAAATTAGCATATCATGACGTTGCAAATCTATGCTCCATCGACATAGTCGTGAAGAAGTGCGCCAGCAACTTTTCATAATATAAGTTAATGCCGAAGCATCAGTGTACACTGTAAATTTAGTTCCTTCAATATAACCCCGGAACTTTTCTACAGATCGGATTACTGCAAGACCAAGATgctaaactataggtgtttcgttcttgacactttcatgacaatacgtgagacgagtagcaagacgtagctttctgaattatttactttttgtttggttgtgtggttctggtttcatatcaactcgctgaggaaaacaactgaaggaagaaataaacaagtatatattcgtgaaaaatagtgtactaTAGCCCCAATAAggtattatattattcaatatttttggggGACCTTGAAGATGTGATGAGCTTGTGGGTGTGATAAAAGTGCCATAAGtctaagaaatctgttgtccaactcctccacagataatcgttcatctcgcggttctctatcatgccaaaattatattgtgatttttttatttacttcagatgccgtattattgtgcagtaaaaggaTGTTTTCATAACGAAAAATAGCCCGGACATTGTTTACCACACTTTTCTCCGAGATGGAGATAAAAATCAAGGTATATGCTCACGTCATTTCCATAGCAGCAGCTACGATGACCGACATCAAATGGTACGAGGAAATATAGGATGTTGAATTCCAAAgttaaaccttttttgtgcCTTATATGAGTTAAGATCCCTACATTCAGCCCGCCGCCAGGTAAACAACAATAGAAGCAACATAGAGCATACTTTCCACGTGGGTACGCATTGAACAAGGACAATGCTAGGAAACAGGGTAAATAAAGGAGATACAGGTAATCCGCCTATGCCGGAAGGGGTAAAGTTTCTAGCCGTGTGAAATAAACTAGTTCTAGTCTAGAGCTCAAACTCTATCATTGTTTCATTGAACCTGAAGTCCTTAACTTATGTATCAGTCATTCCATgtcgaaccgatatagtggttctccgattttcgtggaaagtggtagatttgttctttattgtaatacagggtgggccatttaaagtggaaggatttgttttttcaatagcaaagtaaagaagtggaattttaaatttttttttttttgaaattcattttttttttggtccaaggagattttttctaactactttttgattatgatatctcgtaaatgaccgcctctggccttgaccgcaaaatgtgcccttttttcggcattttccatcactttgcccaatgtttcggccgatatggcagcaatttcttgtcggatattgtctttcagcgcagccagggtccttggtttaccagtgtataccttggattttaaatatccccataaaaaaagtcaggaggcgtcaaatcaggtgataatcggccagtcataatcgccgtttttcgatattaatcttccggggaacatttcgcgcaataatttggtcgcggcagccgctgtatggcatgtagcgccgtcctgttggaaccagtaattgtccaattcattttcacgaacaaatggcaataaaaaatcggttataattgtccgataacgctccccattcacggttaccgttgctccattttcgttttcaaagaagtacgggccgatgactttatcggcataaatgccacaccacacagtaacttttcggtcgtaaagaggttgcgtttcgatgaattgagggttttcagtagcataaaaccgacaattttgtttattcactcctccattcaagttgaaatgcgcctcatcagacattatgattttttgccaaaagccacgttcatttttggccatttcgcaaaatcaagccgacgtggtaagtcagatgggttaagttgttgagccatttgaattttatacggaaacattttcaaatcaacacgaattatgcgtcggagagtggttcgagcgatgcctaactcttgcgaacgatggcaacctgatgtcgatggagtctctgcaacactggctcgaacggcatcaatattctcgtcgaaacgtcttggtcgttgtctggacagatgactggcattaccaacactaccagacgatataaatttggcatataatcgacgtatagtgttgtctccaggcgatgttttaactttatttttatttttccacgcacgtttagttaacacaattgagaagttattttgaatgtacagctgaacaatttcagcgcgttgtttaggtgtgtattgttccatggttaaaattgtactgaaatgacgcttccaacgcggtatgacatttgttaatctgacatatctgtcaaaagttatggggttgccagatgcttccactttaaatggcccaccctgtatattagatatacgttgcaaatcgtgaatattgtcaccggattaagggcattgtagtgatgtagaacgttgaacttttgactagtctgaaatcgatccaccgccgcaacaataagaaatttctcaccgtgcaatttttcgaaatgactgGTATACTCATCGGCAGTGCGGAAATACTCTCGACATACAAAGCCGCACCGGATTGTTATGACCGCACACCATCTGAATGGAATAAATTTCCCGACTTCCGACGAGTGGATAGGAACATTGCTACTGGCCGGTCTTCCCGATGAATATCGTCCGATGATAATGGCCCTTGCCTTGCCATTATTGCCACAGATAGTCACGATTGTTAAGTGATATTTCGAAATAATATGTCCAAATATATACCTCTATTCTCGTACATCTGTACACCCCTCGGCATGATGTTCATTCAATAGACAAGTGTTCATCTGAATATTGTCTTgagcaaggcgcgtagaagtatatcctaaggtgggccaacttgctaaaaccactcttaagccatcttggaagtctactgtgttttgtttgtaaacaaaacacaataagcttgtgcccaagctcgctcgtgatcagtctgtctctttcacgcttcaaggaaaaaaatccccttctgctttcttccgtacttttttatataccgctcccctaaccaacttagtgacgaaacggcctcacctagtaccatagacccgtcttggtctgTCTTTTCTACGTCACTTTTATTTCCCTTGCGTGTCACCTTTTTCGAGCTCACTTTCCTGTGGatttcatcagcaacggatCGTATCTGTGTAACAGCTATAAAATATCGTTCatttttggtccttcgaaccggataggTTCACGGTAAGATAAATTACTTGTTAATTAGTAGCTCTATAGGTAGTGAAACAACATTTTCAAGTTAAACAACACACGGGTCGGCAAATAACGAAAAACGAATTGCTTTAACACATAGCATTTGAATGCAAAAAACTTTCATCAAAATGGCGTCAAACATGCTGAAAAATGGAACGACAATCAGGTCGACGTTCGTTCAATAAGACACATGGGTCTTTTCTGAACAGTTTCGAGATGGAGTTTGGGCCATCGGGGCTAAATCTATCTATATTCTTGCAAATGCGAAATTACTTCAAACATGTGGGTTTGATAAAAACGAAAATTCAAGCCAACGGGGCTAAATCTATCAAAATCATATTTGAGCTCACTGGGAGCAGCGTAGAACTTGTGTGTTCGTGAATATAAAAATCGACATTCGGGTCGGACTTTGATATCAGAGGTTGTCCCAGAAGGAAACGCTCTTTTCCGGAAAGATAAAATGGCGGCTCaagcaacaaaaaataaaagtaatcatttcatttgacagGTTAAATCATGGCGGAAGTCGACGACGTGGAGGTTGTTGTTACGGTTGCGGATGAAGAGGCTTAAATCGGTTAATCGTACAGCGAAAGCACACCTGTACCAGgataaacaaaattattgaaaacaTCTCGGCGTTCCAACACGATACTCTGTCGTTGGAAACAAGGCGCGATATGCTCAAGAACTGTTACCAGAATTATGATCAACATCAAACAGCACTGGAACAATTTTTACCCGACGAAGCAAATAACCGAGACGAACTGGAAATCAAATACATATCGGGGCTTAGCGAATTCGAAAGGATCATAAGAAGCAAGAAAACCAGTGACACGGCAACTGCGAGCCATGATACCGTGCGCTTGCCAACTATAAACTTACCGGTCTTTTCGGGATCCGGTGAAAGTTGGTTAGAGTGGTTCGATAAATTTAACGCTCTAATTCATCTGCGCGCCACATTAGCCACAATTCAGAAGTTCGAATACTTGAAACTCTCGTTGCGTGGATCAGCACTGGGATTGATTGACTCACTGCCCACAACGGAAGCAAATTACGAGGTTTGCATATGACATGCTGGTGCGACGCTACAACAACCCTAAGCTACTCATCCGAAAACATACTCGAGATCTGTTCGAACTCAAGGCAGTTGACGTGGAATCAGCCGATGGACTGAGACATCTGTTCGATGGAGCAAGAAAACacatgcttcttcttcttcttcaatggcactaacgttcctagaggaacttcgccgtctcaacgtagtattacttgcgtcatttttattagtacttagttgagatttctattccaaataacacgccttgaatgcattctgagtggcaagctctagaatacgcgtgatcacagtgcaagtcggaggaaatttctttgacgaaaaaatcccccgaccagaacgggaatcgaacccgaacacccggcatgttagttatgacgctaaccactcggccaagggagcacatgaaAACACATGCCCtttcttcaaattttgaaaCAACCGGTGGAGTCGTGGGATACGATCTTGATTCATCTGATGACCAATAAACTGGACCCAGCCACCCGTCGTGAGTGGGAAGCTGTCTCTTCAGGAACAGTACCTGCATCGTACAGCATGCTGGAAAATTTCGTCACAGACCGCTGTCAAATGCTAGAAGCTATACCTTCGAAGAAAAGATCTTATGTGGAAACCACTATTCCTGCGAAAAGGGTTAAATTGGAAGGACGGACACTGACAGTCACAAAACCATCGCAATTATGCGTAGCTTGCAGAGGGGAACACTTTCTTGGAGGCTGTAATCGGTATCGTGCAAAATCTATCGACGAAAAGCTGAAGATGATCAAGCGTTTCGCACTGTGCTACAATTGCCTCAAGTCAAACCATACTGCAGATAAATGTCGAAGCGGAGGCTACTTCAAATGTGATGGGAAGCATCATACATCCATCCACCGAGAGAAGAAAGAAAGTTTCAATTACAATGACAACCCACCAGATAAACGTCATCAAGAGAAAAGTGAGTAGTTCTTGTAGATTCCGTTTATATTGAGCGATAGACGAATAACTTTGTTTAATAAATATTCATACAGAACAAATAACGCAGACTTATCCATCGACACAAGCATCCATTCTCCCTACTGCTATAGTATTGATTCACAGTCTTGACCGTGCCCCCATATTGGATCGAGTCTTATTAGACTCAGGCTCACAGTTCAACTTCGCTACGAAATCGCTGATGATCCGTTTAGGAGTACCAACTCAGACGACCAAAGTTAACGTGTATGGCTTTGGACAATGCAAACAGCCAGTTCACGAAAGAGGTTGGATTTCTATCGAATCACGCGTGTCCGATTACCATAGGACAATATCAGTGCTAGTATCGGACAATGTAATCGGGAGCATTCCCCCGAAGGATTTGAACACAGATAACTGGAATCTTTCAGACGTAAATTTAGCGGATCCTGATTTCCATTTAAGTAGCCCAGTTAACATACTACTGGGAGTTTCGATCGTATTTGACATCATTCGAAGTGGCAACAAAGACATTGGTGAAGAACTACCTCGTATTCAAAATACGGCACTTGGGTGGATAATTGGCGGTGGTAGGGCATACATAAAGGCAAACACTGAAGTATCAATGGTAATCAGTGAAACCAAGAACAGTTTCGTTCCTATTGAGTGGACTGAAGTGGAATCATTGTGCGAGCAATTGTTCGTAGATACCACCACACGCACAGAAGACGGGCGTTTTATAGTGCGACTGCCAGAAAACCCAACTCTGATCAACTGGGTGATTCTAAAACCTTGGCTCTAGGACAATTCTTGAAGCTAGAAAAAAGGTTTGAAGTGGATCCTTTGCTACATCAACAATATAGCACCTTTATTTCTGAATATTTAGAACTAGGTCACATGTCCAAGGTAAACGAAAAGGACTTAGACGGACTGAATGGCCCTGTGTATTATAGTCCTCATCACCCAGTATTCAGACCTGAGAGCGCTACCACAAAATTAAGGGTAGTTTTCAATGCATCTGCAGCTTCTTCTATCACTGAATGACGTTCTAATGACTGGACCCACGATTCAGCAGGACACCTTCAACATTCTGCTCAGATTCCGGTTTCCCAAATACGTGTTGATTGCGGATCTCGAAAAAATGTTTCGACAAATTCTGGTCCACGAAACAGATTGTCAGTTACAGTACATTCTGTGGCGATTCTCTAGCGAAGAAGCCGTGTCCAAATACCGGCTCAACACAGTAACATATGGTACATGTTCGGCACCATACGTTACAGCGCGATGCTTAAAACAAGTAGCAATTGAATCTAAAGCTAGGTTTCTGCAAACTAGTAGTGTGATTGAAACAGACTTTTATTTGGACGACATGGTGACAGGTCTCGACGATCTAGACGAACCAAttgaacttaaagaagaaattacAGCGATACTGAACGACGCTAGGTTTAAACTTCACAAATGGAATTCAAACTCATCTGCGTTAGTACCCAATGATAGGAAAAAAGATGAGGTAAAGATTCTAGGTCTACGATGGAACTCTAAGGTGGATGTTTTTGGGTTTCAAAGTGAACTTCAAATGCACACTAAGATCACAAAACGTAACGTGTTGTCAGATATTCAAAAGATCTATGACCCACTCGGAATGCTCAGCCCACTTGTCGTGCATGGTAAGCTTATAATGCAAGATATTTGGTCGCAAAAATTGGACTGGGATGAACCGCTACCAGAGGCGATAGCAGACAAATGGAGATGGTTCTGTGTTCAAATATCGGAAATTCATAATATCGTATTTCCTAGGCGCATAACGACATTGGAACCgaaccataaaaatattattgaactgCACGGGTTTTCGGATGCGGCTAAAAGAGCATATGGCGCAGCAATTTATGTGAGAACCATTATAGAAAATGGTGCTCAAATTCAACTACTTTGTGCTAAATCACGAGTTACGCCGACAAGTGAGAAAAACACGGATGAAAATACTACAATCCCCAGAATGGAGCTGAGAGCTGCTACACTCTTGGTGCATTTAATGGAGAAGGTCAAAGCAACAGTGCATGTTAAAATTGATTGGGTATACTACTGGACAGACTCTACTGTCACATTGGATTGGATCGCAAGCCCAACGAAGCGACGGCCACAGTTTATAACGAACAGAGTAAATGAAATCAACGCGAGAACCTCAATAAAAGACTGGTACCATGTTAGCTCTGGAGGGAATCCTGCGGACCCTATATCTAGGGGTTCTTCAGTGAAATTGTTGGCCAAAAATTCGTTGTTGTGGTCCGGTCCTGATTTCCTATTAAACTGCAACCAACTATGGAGTCATAGTGAAGTGGTACAGATAGACTGCTTCATAACACGGAATACAGAAAGAATATCGGAACCAGATGACATTGCAAGTCCGATAAGGGATTATACCTTACTCGAGCGCTATTCAAGCATAGGAAAGCTGCAGCGAGTGGTGGCATATTGCTTaaggttcaaaaaaaattgtttttcgcgtGACAACAGAAAAATCGGC
The Toxorhynchites rutilus septentrionalis strain SRP chromosome 2, ASM2978413v1, whole genome shotgun sequence genome window above contains:
- the LOC129766357 gene encoding uncharacterized protein LOC129766357, yielding MPFLQILKQPVESWDTILIHLMTNKLDPATRREWEAVSSGTVPASYSMLENFVTDRCQMLEAIPSKKRSYVETTIPAKRVKLEGRTLTVTKPSQLCVACRGEHFLGGCNRYRAKSIDEKLKMIKRFALCYNCLKSNHTADKCRSGGYFKCDGKHHTSIHREKKESFNYNDNPPDKRHQEKKQITQTYPSTQASILPTAIVLIHSLDRAPILDRVLLDSGSQFNFATKSLMIRLGVPTQTTKVNVYGFGQCKQPVHERGWISIESRVSDYHRTISVLVSDNVIGSIPPKDLNTDNWNLSDVNLADPDFHLSSPVNILLGVSIVFDIIRSGNKDIGEELPRIQNTALGWIIGGGRAYIKANTEVSMVISETKNSFVPIEWTEVESLCEQLFVDTTTRTEDGRFIVRLPENPTLINWVILKPWL